A window of the Euzebya pacifica genome harbors these coding sequences:
- a CDS encoding cell wall-binding repeat-containing protein: MHNRPFAVLGVVLLLVVGLLGTPVLGQPDEPVTLQRVAAGDRIGTAVAVSQRFFPTADHVVLARADGFADALAGSPLAGLLGAPVLLTAPNALPTVVAEEITRLGATAATILGGEAAVGEAVADQLSDAGLVVERLSGADRFATAAAVAEAGGAATGGRVIVAPGTHSDPDRAWPDALSAANLALDGTPVLLTAPDLLPQATRDAITALAPSEIVIVGGELAVGPVVEAELASTGATVTRVAGDSRYTTALAAADEALDTSGTRQSTDVPRTVVFTTAEAYPDALASGALLPYLPAVLVLVPTETLDESVRQWLQERAGEFDEAWVIGGTAAVSETTFDAIQTALATDVQPDPTTEPTPTPTDGGDPIVPVSPGGPLPVPTPTDSGSPTPTETETPDPDPTETETPDPDPTETETPDPDPTETETPLPVIDAPANPANGRTIFADTIEFLYAGPDPVQTGLDTGAIDDDHVGVVAGRVLDRDGGPLPGVTVTVADRPELGQTLTRADGQFDLVVPGGGTLVVTFDKDGLIGVERSAQVPWQDWVVLEDVVMIAFDTAVTTIDPDAGGAHTATPQVDDDGTRTTHLVFPPGLVATMTLSDGSTQVLDGFDVRATEFTVGPYGPQAMPAELPATSAYTYAAEFSLDEAVAAGAVGVTFDRPVATHVDNYLGFPVGFPVPAGYYDDQLHAWIGIDSGVIIEVLTTDGGTATIDVDGDGNADDPVANGFTDTELAALAATYAPGDTVMRVLVDHFSRYDLNYADKPLVEFGDDPAEDEEPDDPCEQLNGSTIRCEARTIGETVALNGLGGDIGGLAISYVSDRQDGFLDGRSIEYEVTSDDVDPAIIEVQLEWTVAGQTVLQQFPNPAPNTVATFTWDGLDRYGREVIGEVPVSLRTAYIINIDYTNAVFPLPPLLDVEQNTGQFNVIDLPDQRVGVNERRTWQGTLTNGTADQLAGWSLPDHHYYSPVGSRLYYGDGSTRAIDGTEFPTATLLTGGDDSTSEGIPASQVDVEANDVVVAPSGAIHVAEGYRNRVRTIDTDYIVTTIAGTGTAGYTGDGGPATAAQLDNPGGMAVHPDGSLWIADTGNHVIRRVATDGTIATVAGTGTSGYSGDDGPATAAQLDSPTDLAVTSDGAVFVADTDNDRIRRIAADGTIVTYAGGGTRSIRDFTCEGGFVDDNDNGEQDTGEAYCYRGDIELVAPNSVDVSDDGATVAIGQPAAAYGQPGGYVEITSDGLARQYAASQYTEVEADHDVALGPGGRRYVANFVALDAFDDNDYFGVAGSFETQGFEGRSGPSGALAQIHAVDIAPDGTPIVVPGPPFFGDTPDNHVNEVFVLGGGLQSLTTLPGSEGPLIGDEVNGEPVAWAVPDDTGDRIFGFAEDGRHLTTVDPRTGVVLTTFGYDADGWLTSRTDAHGNTVTIQRDTDGVPTGIVDAYGRLTTLAVTDGMITGITDPASRTRTFGYDDGLLVEQVDAAGGTSTYTYDTLGRLTGAVAADGQVTTLTETTVREDDESGHEVTMTVGVDGGGDATTYRTVTRGSRIVHTITDPTGAVTEVETSADGSTVETSVPSGLSRSVSYGPHPQLGGLVLVETERRTSNSASGGFTFSSSETEWEATLADPLDPLSLETMTTRVTNPDGTTTTRTFDATTMTETLTHDDGRVETRTFDVLGRVTSHIEAAGATPTTYAHDARGRLVRVARGAHEEVHTYDDSGRLRTTTNGEGETVSWIFDDADRLVSWTSPEGRTTTYSWDDRDQRNGWGLPGTDAHELTLTPFGLLDSHTAPTAAVATDRRYDDRRQPTGVDYPDGSSSTITVVDGHHRGRTVDGATTAFTYHPGQAPGSGEAGLEADWATASWTPDVDAAGLPVTLSRFFTTDALSILTTQVDAVAHTYDYDSTDGIVTSRQLDGEDALTFDVSAEGAVRQVGPWTWQSTTPNDPTNAITDGTSSVTLDVDGLSQVLGFGMTHDTAGDVVDIAFTRDNAGRITEQSITIDSTTTVERFSRDLDGQLVAVTDGADNPIESWTWDDHGNRTSTTAGGLTATATYDDRDRLLERDGITYTSDANGFVTAIGDVELDYLPTGELVEVSDAGGPIAEYGYDAMGRMTARVDAAGTRTIHLYGDPYDPLLVTGTITTPDGGAPVVTEYVHQQATRFLAAVRHDGDWYTVVTDAVGSPRAVVDAAGTVVLTRDYSPFGELRSSTGSFPLAVGFGGGLEDPDTGLVRMGLRDYDPAAGRWLSPDPLLIDSGEPNLYRYARNDPVTLHDPTGGGAVGGGFCLGGACLETEIACDSGGCSLCIGGGLGTPGGSVSIDPGQGQRGNEGYYQFGCSLGPFELGVECRVVQCGPNNPDMYKSKCEFKGPLINPWDSGVLDALDLDVGCSATTGVCFPL, encoded by the coding sequence ATGCACAACCGTCCGTTCGCCGTCCTCGGCGTTGTCCTCCTGCTCGTCGTCGGGCTGCTCGGCACTCCGGTGCTGGGACAACCCGACGAGCCCGTCACCCTGCAGCGGGTGGCGGCGGGGGACCGAATCGGCACGGCGGTGGCGGTGTCACAGCGGTTCTTCCCGACCGCTGACCACGTGGTGCTGGCGCGCGCGGACGGGTTCGCCGACGCTTTGGCCGGCTCGCCCCTGGCCGGGCTCCTCGGCGCCCCGGTGTTGCTGACGGCGCCCAACGCCCTGCCGACGGTGGTGGCGGAGGAGATCACCAGGCTCGGGGCCACCGCCGCCACGATCCTCGGCGGCGAGGCGGCGGTCGGCGAGGCGGTCGCCGACCAGCTCTCGGACGCCGGCCTGGTGGTGGAACGCCTCAGCGGTGCTGACCGGTTCGCCACGGCGGCCGCTGTGGCGGAGGCCGGTGGAGCGGCCACCGGCGGACGCGTGATCGTGGCGCCGGGCACCCACTCCGATCCCGACCGGGCGTGGCCCGACGCGCTGTCGGCGGCCAACCTGGCCCTCGACGGCACTCCCGTCCTGCTGACCGCGCCGGACCTGCTGCCCCAGGCGACGCGGGATGCCATCACCGCGCTCGCTCCCTCCGAGATCGTCATCGTGGGCGGCGAGCTCGCCGTTGGTCCGGTCGTCGAGGCCGAGCTCGCGTCGACCGGCGCCACCGTCACGCGGGTGGCGGGCGACTCGCGCTACACCACCGCGCTGGCCGCGGCCGACGAGGCCCTCGACACGTCGGGAACTCGCCAGTCCACCGATGTCCCGCGGACCGTGGTGTTCACGACCGCCGAGGCCTACCCCGATGCCCTGGCCTCCGGAGCACTCCTGCCGTACCTGCCGGCGGTCCTGGTCCTGGTCCCGACCGAGACCCTGGACGAGTCCGTTCGGCAGTGGTTGCAGGAGCGGGCAGGCGAGTTCGACGAGGCGTGGGTGATCGGTGGCACCGCCGCGGTCAGCGAGACCACGTTCGACGCGATCCAGACGGCCTTGGCGACCGACGTCCAGCCCGACCCGACCACGGAGCCCACCCCCACGCCCACCGATGGGGGCGATCCCATCGTCCCCGTGTCCCCCGGCGGCCCCCTGCCCGTGCCGACACCGACGGACTCCGGCTCTCCGACCCCAACCGAGACGGAGACGCCCGATCCCGATCCCACCGAAACCGAGACGCCCGATCCCGATCCCACCGAGACCGAGACGCCCGATCCGGACCCCACCGAGACCGAGACGCCGTTGCCGGTCATCGACGCGCCGGCCAACCCGGCGAACGGGCGGACGATCTTCGCCGACACCATCGAGTTCCTGTATGCGGGGCCCGATCCCGTCCAGACGGGGCTGGACACCGGGGCGATCGACGACGACCACGTCGGTGTGGTGGCCGGTCGCGTGCTCGACCGGGACGGCGGCCCGCTGCCGGGGGTGACGGTGACCGTCGCCGACCGACCCGAGCTGGGCCAGACCCTGACCCGTGCCGACGGCCAGTTCGACCTGGTCGTGCCCGGTGGCGGCACGCTGGTGGTCACCTTCGACAAGGACGGCCTGATCGGGGTCGAACGGTCGGCGCAGGTCCCCTGGCAGGACTGGGTCGTCCTCGAGGACGTGGTGATGATCGCCTTCGACACCGCCGTCACGACCATCGACCCCGACGCCGGTGGCGCCCACACCGCCACGCCGCAGGTTGACGACGACGGCACCCGCACCACCCACCTCGTCTTCCCGCCGGGCCTCGTGGCCACCATGACGCTGTCGGACGGGTCGACCCAGGTCCTCGACGGCTTCGACGTCCGGGCGACGGAGTTCACCGTCGGTCCCTACGGGCCGCAGGCCATGCCGGCCGAGCTACCGGCGACCAGCGCCTACACCTACGCCGCGGAGTTCAGCCTGGACGAGGCGGTGGCTGCCGGTGCCGTGGGCGTCACCTTCGACCGGCCCGTCGCCACCCACGTCGACAACTACCTCGGCTTCCCGGTCGGGTTCCCCGTCCCAGCCGGCTACTACGACGACCAGCTGCACGCCTGGATCGGCATCGACAGCGGCGTGATCATCGAGGTGCTGACCACCGACGGCGGCACGGCAACCATCGATGTCGACGGGGACGGCAACGCCGACGACCCGGTGGCCAACGGGTTCACCGACACCGAGCTGGCCGCGCTGGCCGCCACCTACGCCCCCGGGGACACGGTCATGCGTGTCCTGGTCGACCACTTCTCGCGCTACGACCTGAACTACGCCGACAAGCCCCTGGTGGAGTTCGGCGACGACCCGGCCGAGGACGAGGAGCCCGATGACCCCTGCGAGCAGCTGAACGGCTCGACCATCCGCTGCGAGGCGCGGACGATCGGCGAGACCGTCGCGTTGAACGGCCTCGGCGGCGACATCGGCGGGCTGGCGATCAGCTACGTCAGCGACCGGCAGGACGGCTTCCTCGACGGCCGCTCGATCGAGTACGAGGTCACCAGCGACGACGTCGACCCGGCGATCATCGAGGTCCAGCTCGAGTGGACGGTGGCCGGCCAGACCGTCCTCCAGCAGTTCCCGAACCCGGCGCCGAACACCGTCGCCACGTTCACGTGGGACGGGCTGGACCGGTACGGCCGCGAGGTGATCGGCGAGGTCCCCGTCAGCCTGCGGACCGCCTACATCATCAACATCGACTACACCAACGCGGTCTTCCCGCTGCCGCCGCTGCTCGACGTGGAGCAGAACACCGGCCAGTTCAACGTCATCGACCTGCCCGACCAGCGTGTCGGGGTGAACGAGCGCCGCACCTGGCAGGGCACCCTCACCAACGGCACCGCCGATCAGCTCGCCGGCTGGTCGTTGCCCGATCACCACTACTACTCCCCGGTCGGGTCACGGCTGTACTACGGCGACGGTAGCACCCGGGCGATCGACGGGACCGAGTTCCCGACCGCCACGTTGCTGACCGGTGGCGACGACTCCACCAGCGAGGGCATCCCCGCTTCGCAGGTCGACGTCGAGGCCAACGACGTCGTCGTGGCGCCCTCCGGTGCCATCCACGTCGCAGAGGGCTACCGCAACCGGGTCCGCACCATCGACACCGACTACATCGTCACCACCATCGCCGGGACCGGCACCGCGGGCTACACCGGCGACGGCGGACCGGCCACCGCCGCCCAGCTCGACAACCCAGGCGGCATGGCCGTGCACCCCGACGGCAGCCTCTGGATCGCCGACACCGGCAACCACGTCATCAGGCGGGTCGCCACCGACGGCACGATCGCCACCGTCGCCGGGACCGGCACGTCGGGGTACTCCGGTGACGACGGACCGGCCACCGCTGCCCAGCTCGACAGCCCCACCGACCTGGCGGTCACCAGCGACGGCGCGGTGTTCGTCGCCGACACCGACAACGACCGGATCCGCCGGATCGCCGCCGACGGCACGATCGTGACCTACGCCGGCGGTGGCACGCGGTCGATCCGCGACTTCACCTGCGAGGGCGGGTTCGTCGACGACAACGACAACGGTGAGCAGGACACCGGCGAGGCCTACTGCTACCGCGGCGACATCGAGCTGGTTGCCCCGAACTCCGTCGACGTCAGCGACGACGGCGCCACCGTCGCGATCGGCCAGCCTGCAGCGGCCTACGGGCAGCCCGGCGGGTACGTCGAGATCACCTCCGACGGCCTGGCCCGCCAGTACGCCGCCAGCCAGTACACCGAGGTCGAGGCCGACCACGACGTCGCGCTGGGTCCGGGTGGGCGGCGGTATGTCGCCAACTTCGTGGCGCTGGACGCGTTCGACGACAACGACTACTTCGGCGTGGCCGGCAGCTTCGAGACACAGGGCTTCGAGGGCCGCAGCGGACCCTCCGGGGCGCTCGCACAGATCCACGCCGTCGACATCGCCCCCGACGGCACGCCCATTGTCGTCCCCGGCCCGCCGTTCTTCGGCGACACCCCCGACAACCACGTCAACGAGGTCTTCGTGCTCGGCGGTGGCCTGCAGTCGCTGACGACGCTGCCGGGCTCCGAGGGACCGCTGATCGGCGACGAGGTCAACGGTGAGCCGGTCGCCTGGGCCGTTCCCGACGACACGGGCGACCGCATCTTCGGCTTCGCCGAGGACGGCCGGCACCTGACCACCGTCGACCCCCGGACCGGCGTGGTGCTGACCACGTTCGGTTACGACGCCGACGGCTGGTTGACCAGCCGCACCGACGCCCACGGCAACACCGTCACGATCCAGCGCGACACCGACGGCGTCCCGACCGGCATCGTCGACGCCTACGGACGGCTGACCACCCTGGCCGTCACCGACGGCATGATCACCGGCATCACCGACCCCGCCAGCCGGACCAGGACGTTCGGCTACGACGACGGCCTGCTGGTCGAGCAGGTCGATGCCGCGGGCGGGACCTCGACCTACACCTACGACACCCTCGGACGCCTCACCGGTGCCGTCGCCGCCGACGGACAGGTGACCACCCTCACCGAGACCACAGTCCGCGAGGACGACGAGTCCGGCCACGAGGTCACCATGACCGTCGGCGTCGACGGCGGTGGCGATGCCACCACCTACCGAACCGTCACCCGAGGCTCGCGGATCGTCCACACCATCACCGATCCGACGGGCGCCGTCACCGAAGTCGAGACCAGCGCCGACGGATCCACCGTCGAGACCTCGGTGCCGTCCGGGCTGTCTCGTTCCGTCAGCTACGGCCCGCATCCGCAGCTCGGCGGTCTCGTCCTCGTCGAAACGGAGCGGCGGACGTCCAACTCCGCCTCGGGAGGGTTCACGTTCTCCTCCAGCGAGACCGAATGGGAGGCGACGCTGGCCGACCCGCTCGACCCGCTCAGCCTGGAGACCATGACCACGCGGGTGACCAACCCCGACGGGACGACCACCACGCGGACGTTCGACGCGACGACGATGACCGAGACCCTGACGCACGACGACGGACGGGTCGAGACCCGGACCTTCGACGTCCTCGGGCGGGTCACGAGCCACATCGAGGCAGCCGGGGCCACACCGACCACCTACGCCCACGACGCACGGGGCCGGCTGGTCCGCGTGGCCCGCGGCGCCCACGAGGAGGTCCACACCTACGACGACTCCGGTCGCCTGCGGACGACCACCAACGGCGAGGGCGAGACGGTCTCGTGGATCTTCGACGACGCCGACCGGCTGGTCTCGTGGACCTCACCCGAGGGACGCACGACCACCTACAGCTGGGACGACCGCGACCAAAGGAACGGGTGGGGCCTGCCGGGCACCGACGCCCACGAGCTGACCCTGACCCCCTTCGGCCTTCTCGACAGCCACACCGCGCCCACCGCTGCCGTGGCCACGGACCGGCGGTACGACGACCGGCGACAGCCGACCGGCGTGGACTATCCCGACGGCTCGTCCAGCACCATCACGGTCGTCGACGGGCACCATCGCGGCCGCACCGTGGACGGCGCGACCACGGCGTTCACCTACCACCCCGGCCAGGCACCCGGCTCGGGTGAGGCCGGCCTGGAGGCCGACTGGGCCACCGCGTCGTGGACCCCCGACGTCGACGCCGCGGGTCTGCCCGTCACCCTCTCGCGGTTCTTCACCACCGACGCGCTGTCGATCCTGACCACCCAGGTGGATGCGGTCGCCCACACCTACGACTACGACAGCACCGACGGGATCGTCACCAGCCGACAGCTCGACGGCGAGGACGCGCTGACCTTCGACGTCTCCGCGGAAGGGGCAGTCCGGCAGGTCGGGCCGTGGACCTGGCAGTCGACCACTCCCAACGACCCGACCAACGCGATCACCGACGGGACCAGCAGCGTGACGCTCGACGTCGACGGCCTGTCACAGGTCCTCGGGTTCGGCATGACGCACGACACGGCCGGTGACGTCGTCGACATCGCCTTCACCCGCGACAACGCCGGACGGATCACCGAGCAGTCGATCACGATCGACAGCACGACCACCGTCGAGCGCTTCAGCCGCGACCTCGACGGCCAGCTCGTGGCCGTGACGGACGGCGCCGACAACCCGATCGAGTCATGGACCTGGGACGACCACGGCAACCGCACCAGCACGACGGCTGGTGGGCTCACCGCAACCGCGACCTACGACGACCGCGACCGCCTGCTCGAACGCGACGGGATCACTTACACCAGCGACGCCAACGGCTTCGTCACCGCCATCGGCGACGTCGAGCTGGACTACCTCCCCACCGGCGAGCTCGTCGAGGTGTCCGACGCCGGCGGCCCCATCGCCGAGTACGGCTACGACGCCATGGGGCGCATGACCGCCCGTGTCGACGCGGCGGGCACCCGGACCATCCACCTCTACGGCGACCCCTACGACCCGCTGCTGGTGACGGGCACCATCACCACGCCCGACGGCGGCGCCCCCGTGGTGACGGAGTACGTCCACCAGCAGGCCACCCGGTTCCTGGCCGCCGTCCGGCACGACGGCGACTGGTACACCGTCGTGACCGATGCCGTCGGTTCGCCCCGAGCCGTCGTCGACGCAGCCGGGACGGTCGTCCTGACCCGCGACTACAGCCCCTTCGGCGAGCTCCGGTCGAGCACGGGCAGCTTCCCGCTGGCCGTCGGGTTCGGTGGGGGCCTCGAGGACCCCGACACCGGCCTGGTGCGCATGGGGCTGCGTGACTACGACCCGGCAGCCGGACGTTGGCTGTCTCCCGACCCGTTGCTGATCGACTCCGGCGAGCCCAACCTCTACCGGTACGCCCGCAACGACCCGGTCACGCTGCACGACCCGACCGGCGGTGGCGCCGTCGGGGGCGGCTTCTGCCTCGGCGGCGCGTGCCTGGAGACCGAGATCGCCTGTGACTCCGGCGGGTGTTCCCTGTGCATCGGCGGTGGCCTCGGCACTCCCGGGGGTTCCGTCAGCATCGACCCGGGACAGGGACAACGTGGCAACGAGGGGTACTACCAGTTCGGCTGCAGCCTCGGACCGTTCGAGCTCGGGGTCGAGTGCCGGGTCGTGCAATGCGGACCGAACAACCCCGACATGTACAAGTCGAAGTGCGAGTTCAAGGGGCCGCTGATCAACCCGTGGG
- a CDS encoding cupin domain-containing protein yields MSMQTPTLHGPGEGDWYQFLAGRNRVLAGRKATDGAMSIIEFEAPPGFGPPPHIHRIEDEMFYVLEGSASFWCDNEEVTYEAGGFCWLPKGLPHRFEMGPEGGRILQITTPAQFEDMVADYGFPIAADEHPEPEPPDVARLVEVCERYQIDLLLP; encoded by the coding sequence ATGAGCATGCAAACCCCAACCCTGCACGGCCCCGGTGAGGGCGACTGGTATCAGTTCCTGGCCGGCCGCAACCGGGTCCTCGCCGGGCGGAAGGCCACCGACGGCGCGATGTCGATCATCGAGTTCGAGGCGCCCCCGGGCTTCGGCCCACCGCCACACATCCACCGGATCGAGGACGAGATGTTCTACGTCCTGGAGGGGTCGGCCTCCTTCTGGTGCGACAACGAAGAGGTGACCTACGAGGCCGGTGGATTCTGCTGGCTGCCCAAGGGGCTGCCCCACCGTTTCGAGATGGGTCCCGAGGGCGGACGCATCCTGCAGATCACCACGCCGGCGCAGTTCGAGGACATGGTCGCCGACTACGGCTTCCCGATCGCTGCGGACGAACACCCCGAGCCCGAACCGCCCGACGTGGCGCGCTTGGTCGAGGTGTGCGAGCGGTACCAGATCGACCTCCTCCTCCCCTAG
- a CDS encoding maleylpyruvate isomerase family mycothiol-dependent enzyme encodes MTALPTQDIPRITRDDAEEVAARAYSQLLDLLERLDADSWSTPTDCDGWDVADMVGHLIGAAKGNASRREMLRQGIHGKRRAKAFDGNSLDALNDLQVRDHAHLSAAERITALREVAPRAIRGRVRTGGLLRRVPVPLDTGGSSMDGLPGSVRLGHLMDVIYTRDVWLHTVDIEQATGVAADRSGDLDRIVVHDAVAEWLQQHGQPVRMELTGPGGGTFVQGADGPGIEVDAIAWARTVSGRVPGQGLLAVPVLF; translated from the coding sequence GTGACCGCACTCCCGACCCAGGACATCCCGAGGATCACACGCGACGACGCGGAGGAGGTGGCCGCACGTGCCTATTCCCAGCTGCTGGACCTGCTCGAACGGCTCGACGCCGACAGCTGGTCCACCCCGACCGACTGCGATGGCTGGGATGTCGCGGACATGGTCGGCCACCTGATCGGGGCGGCGAAGGGCAACGCCTCCCGACGAGAGATGTTGCGCCAGGGCATACACGGCAAGCGTCGTGCCAAGGCCTTCGACGGCAACTCGCTGGACGCCCTCAACGACCTCCAGGTGAGGGACCACGCGCACCTCTCGGCCGCCGAACGCATCACCGCACTGCGCGAGGTGGCACCCCGCGCGATCCGGGGGCGTGTCCGCACGGGCGGCCTGCTCCGTCGGGTGCCGGTGCCGCTGGACACCGGCGGGTCGTCGATGGACGGACTCCCCGGCAGCGTCCGGCTGGGACACCTGATGGACGTGATCTACACCCGTGACGTCTGGCTGCACACCGTTGACATCGAGCAGGCGACCGGGGTTGCCGCAGACCGGTCCGGCGACCTCGACCGCATCGTCGTCCACGACGCGGTGGCCGAGTGGCTCCAGCAGCACGGGCAGCCGGTTCGCATGGAGCTGACGGGCCCCGGCGGCGGCACGTTCGTGCAGGGCGCCGACGGACCGGGCATCGAGGTGGACGCCATCGCCTGGGCCCGGACGGTGAGCGGGCGAGTGCCGGGGCAGGGCCTGCTGGCGGTACCTGTCCTCTTCTGA
- a CDS encoding TetR/AcrR family transcriptional regulator — MTTAGRSAVARRRLRRTEEIITAAWALAERDGIASLSLRDLAAAVGMRAPSLYEYFDGKDAIHDAMFAEGWTALHRHMEGRTAPRKDPTAALIAGTEAFLDFCAASLPRYQLMFTRAVPGWEPGESAYAVSQSYYATFVADLAAVGVVDPADVDLFAAIGAGLAAQQAANDPGGDRYRRLVPAAIAMFVHHLQEGQDQ, encoded by the coding sequence ATGACGACCGCCGGACGCAGCGCAGTCGCCCGACGGCGACTCCGCCGGACCGAGGAGATCATCACTGCGGCCTGGGCCCTGGCCGAACGGGACGGGATCGCCTCGTTGTCCCTGCGGGACCTGGCCGCTGCGGTGGGCATGCGCGCCCCGTCGCTGTATGAGTACTTCGATGGCAAGGACGCCATCCACGACGCCATGTTCGCCGAGGGCTGGACGGCGCTGCACCGCCACATGGAGGGGCGAACCGCCCCCAGGAAGGACCCCACGGCCGCGCTGATCGCGGGGACGGAAGCCTTCCTCGACTTCTGTGCGGCGAGCCTGCCGCGCTACCAGCTGATGTTCACACGGGCGGTACCGGGATGGGAACCCGGTGAGTCCGCCTATGCCGTCTCGCAGTCCTACTACGCCACGTTCGTGGCGGACCTCGCTGCGGTCGGCGTCGTCGACCCCGCCGACGTCGACCTGTTCGCGGCGATCGGGGCCGGGCTCGCCGCGCAGCAGGCCGCCAACGATCCCGGCGGTGACCGGTACCGCCGGCTGGTCCCGGCCGCCATCGCGATGTTCGTGCACCACCTCCAGGAAGGACAGGACCAGTGA
- a CDS encoding helix-turn-helix transcriptional regulator, with translation MNTIREAEGLSRRLRDLDAEMPVVSILQQSANIIGTVVPFDACAVTSTDPSSLLPAGAAYIRMFPAESCGPYWDKEYLEPDVMSIAGLHEGGGAPQTLHRVTAGRPDRSSRHREILSGLGLDAQLRSTISTTAGCYGLVDLVRGEGEPDFTDDELVVVDLVRPAMADLLRTALARPQVGVDGLPTSSAVVIIGEGGDILSMTPQAKELISLIPEAVNTSDSSAFLNAIVHAIWARARFLAGGFDAPEASTRVALLDGQRVTLRGTCTRTPDGRMGHTVLTIEPTRTSELGPLVVAAHELTTREEEIVSLLLRGDSAQQISSGLEISIHTVRTHIRSIHDKMGISSRAELTRLFIDEEFLPNVDLIATSGAH, from the coding sequence GTGAACACCATCCGTGAAGCTGAGGGGCTTTCGCGCAGGTTGCGGGACCTGGACGCGGAGATGCCGGTCGTGTCGATCCTGCAGCAGTCCGCCAACATCATCGGTACGGTCGTGCCGTTCGACGCCTGTGCGGTGACCAGCACCGACCCGAGCTCGCTGCTGCCAGCCGGCGCGGCCTACATCAGGATGTTCCCCGCCGAATCGTGCGGTCCGTACTGGGACAAGGAGTACCTCGAGCCGGATGTCATGAGCATCGCGGGGCTGCACGAGGGCGGCGGCGCCCCGCAGACGTTGCACCGGGTCACCGCCGGTCGCCCCGACCGCAGCTCGCGTCACCGCGAGATCCTCAGCGGCCTCGGCCTGGACGCCCAGCTCCGTTCGACCATCTCCACGACCGCCGGTTGCTACGGCCTGGTCGACCTCGTCAGGGGCGAGGGCGAACCGGACTTCACCGACGACGAGCTGGTGGTCGTCGACCTGGTCCGGCCAGCCATGGCGGACCTGCTCCGGACCGCGCTGGCACGCCCCCAGGTCGGGGTCGACGGCCTGCCGACGTCCTCGGCGGTGGTCATCATCGGCGAGGGCGGGGACATCCTCTCCATGACCCCCCAGGCCAAGGAGCTGATCAGCCTGATCCCCGAGGCGGTGAACACCTCGGACTCATCGGCCTTCCTGAACGCCATCGTGCACGCCATCTGGGCCCGCGCGCGCTTCCTTGCCGGTGGCTTCGATGCCCCGGAGGCCAGCACCAGGGTCGCCCTCCTCGACGGCCAGCGGGTGACCCTCCGGGGCACGTGCACCCGCACGCCCGACGGCCGCATGGGACACACGGTCCTGACGATCGAGCCGACCAGGACCTCCGAGCTCGGACCGCTCGTCGTCGCCGCCCACGAGCTGACCACGCGCGAGGAGGAGATCGTGTCCCTCCTCCTGCGTGGTGACAGCGCACAGCAGATCAGCTCGGGCCTGGAGATCTCCATCCACACCGTGCGGACGCACATCCGGTCGATCCACGACAAGATGGGCATCAGCTCGCGAGCCGAGCTGACCCGGCTGTTCATCGACGAGGAGTTCTTGCCCAACGTCGACCTGATCGCCACCTCCGGGGCGCACTGA
- a CDS encoding malate dehydrogenase: MPTSPVRVAVTGAAGQIGYQLLFRIASGGMLGPDQPVILQMLEIPPAMDALKGVVMELDDCAFPLLAGTVQSDDPNVAFKDADYALLVGSRPRGPGMERSDLLEANGAIFTVQGKALNDHASPDVKVLVVGNPANTNCLIAMNNAPDIPDEQFTAMTRLDHNRAMSQLAAKTGASVNDIKKMTIWGNHSATQYPDLFHCEVDGKNAAAQVDDQTWLEDDFIPTVQKRGAAIIAARGASSAASAASAALDHMRDWALGTPDGDWVSMAVPSDGSYGVPEGLLSSFPCTTADGKWSIVQGLDIDDFSRGRIDATVAELAEERDTVKDLGLIT, translated from the coding sequence GTGCCCACCAGTCCTGTACGCGTCGCCGTCACCGGCGCCGCCGGCCAGATCGGCTACCAGCTCCTGTTCCGCATCGCCAGCGGCGGCATGCTCGGGCCGGACCAGCCGGTCATCCTGCAGATGCTGGAGATCCCCCCGGCCATGGACGCCCTCAAGGGCGTCGTCATGGAGCTCGACGACTGCGCCTTCCCGCTGCTTGCCGGCACCGTGCAGTCCGATGACCCCAACGTCGCCTTCAAGGATGCCGACTACGCCCTGCTCGTCGGGTCGCGTCCCCGCGGCCCGGGCATGGAGCGCTCGGACCTGCTGGAGGCCAACGGTGCCATCTTCACCGTCCAGGGCAAGGCCCTGAACGACCACGCCTCCCCCGACGTCAAGGTCCTCGTGGTCGGCAACCCGGCCAACACCAACTGCCTGATCGCGATGAACAACGCGCCGGACATCCCCGACGAGCAGTTCACCGCCATGACCCGCCTGGACCACAACCGGGCCATGTCGCAGCTCGCGGCGAAGACCGGCGCCTCCGTCAACGACATCAAGAAGATGACGATCTGGGGCAACCACTCCGCGACCCAGTACCCCGACCTGTTCCACTGCGAGGTCGACGGCAAGAACGCCGCCGCGCAGGTCGACGACCAGACGTGGCTCGAGGACGACTTCATCCCGACCGTGCAGAAGCGCGGGGCTGCCATCATCGCCGCCCGCGGGGCTTCCTCGGCAGCCTCCGCGGCAAGCGCGGCGCTGGACCACATGCGCGACTGGGCGCTGGGCACCCCCGACGGTGACTGGGTCTCCATGGCCGTGCCGTCCGACGGCAGCTACGGCGTCCCCGAGGGCCTGCTGTCCTCGTTCCCCTGCACCACCGCAGACGGGAAGTGGTCCATCGTGCAGGGCCTCGACATCGACGACTTCAGCCGCGGTCGCATCGACGCGACGGTCGCCGAGCTCGCCGAGGAGCGCGACACCGTCAAGGACCTGGGCCTGATCACGTAG